A region of Culicoides brevitarsis isolate CSIRO-B50_1 chromosome 1, AGI_CSIRO_Cbre_v1, whole genome shotgun sequence DNA encodes the following proteins:
- the LOC134827150 gene encoding antigen 5 like allergen Cul n 1-like isoform X1 yields MEFALIIALSLLFITQTRGQDPKYCDPSLCMIVRRKHIGCPGVAVNQCGSDGFTEIPMNSTLKEKILYKHNFYRNQLAGGNLTGLTALLPATRMPTYEWDDELSYLAQINANQCKFGHDECRSTKNFPFAGQNIAWSRNARSHEAAIERAIDSWWQEFNVTSQSDIDAFQPGQHIIGHFTAMAQDRSNRVGCAASFYNKAERYVVCNYGYSNFQGEKVYESGTTASGCTTGTNPTFPNLCSTQEVVHPW; encoded by the exons atggaatttg ctcTCATAATTGCTTTATCACTGTTGTTCATTACTCAAACCAGAGGACAAGACCCAAAATATTGCGATCCTTCGCTTTGTATGATTGTCCGAAGAAAACACATTGGTTGTCCCGGAGTTGCTGTCAATCAATGCGGCTCGGATGGATTCACTGAAATCCCGATGAATTCaacattaaaagaaaaaattctctacAAACACAATTTCTATCGAAACCAATTAGCGGGAGGAAATTTGACGGGTTTAACTGCCTTGTTACCCGCAACACGGATGCCAACTTac gaaTGGGACGACGAACTTTCATATCTCGCCCAAATAAACGCCAATCAATGCAAATTCGGGCATGATGAGTGTCGCAGTACGAAAAATTTCCCATTTGCCGGTCAAAATATCGCTTGGAGTCGAAATGCAAGAAGTCATGAGGCCGCAATTGAACGCGCCATTGATTCTTGGTGGCAGGAATTTAATGTGACTTCTCAATCGGACATCGATGCGTTTCAGCCAGG ACAACACATCATCGGACATTTTACTGCAATGGCACAAGATCGGTCGAATCGTGTTGGATGTGCGGCATCGTTCTACAACAAAGCCGAACGTTACGTCGTTTGCAATTATGGTTATAGTAATTTTCAAGGAGAGAAAGTTTACGAGTCTGGCACAACAGCATCTGGCTGTACAACCGGCACAAATCCGACTTTTCCCAATTTGTGCAGCACACAAGAAGTGGTCCATCCATGGTAA
- the LOC134827150 gene encoding antigen 5 like allergen Cul n 1-like isoform X2, with the protein MIVRRKHIGCPGVAVNQCGSDGFTEIPMNSTLKEKILYKHNFYRNQLAGGNLTGLTALLPATRMPTYEWDDELSYLAQINANQCKFGHDECRSTKNFPFAGQNIAWSRNARSHEAAIERAIDSWWQEFNVTSQSDIDAFQPGQHIIGHFTAMAQDRSNRVGCAASFYNKAERYVVCNYGYSNFQGEKVYESGTTASGCTTGTNPTFPNLCSTQEVVHPW; encoded by the exons ATGATTGTCCGAAGAAAACACATTGGTTGTCCCGGAGTTGCTGTCAATCAATGCGGCTCGGATGGATTCACTGAAATCCCGATGAATTCaacattaaaagaaaaaattctctacAAACACAATTTCTATCGAAACCAATTAGCGGGAGGAAATTTGACGGGTTTAACTGCCTTGTTACCCGCAACACGGATGCCAACTTac gaaTGGGACGACGAACTTTCATATCTCGCCCAAATAAACGCCAATCAATGCAAATTCGGGCATGATGAGTGTCGCAGTACGAAAAATTTCCCATTTGCCGGTCAAAATATCGCTTGGAGTCGAAATGCAAGAAGTCATGAGGCCGCAATTGAACGCGCCATTGATTCTTGGTGGCAGGAATTTAATGTGACTTCTCAATCGGACATCGATGCGTTTCAGCCAGG ACAACACATCATCGGACATTTTACTGCAATGGCACAAGATCGGTCGAATCGTGTTGGATGTGCGGCATCGTTCTACAACAAAGCCGAACGTTACGTCGTTTGCAATTATGGTTATAGTAATTTTCAAGGAGAGAAAGTTTACGAGTCTGGCACAACAGCATCTGGCTGTACAACCGGCACAAATCCGACTTTTCCCAATTTGTGCAGCACACAAGAAGTGGTCCATCCATGGTAA